The following nucleotide sequence is from Melioribacteraceae bacterium.
CCCGATAGAAATAACGGCAATCAAAAAACCGGATTTCAAATATTCAACGAACGATAAATGTATTCCTCGCTTCTTAGCTGATTCGGCTACAATCAAATTGGCAACAGAACCAATTAATGTAAGATTGCCTGCAAATGTTGTTGCCATTGCTAAGATTAACCATGAATTTGTAGGATCGGGACAAGTTGTAATTATCGGTCTGAACAACAACACAGCCGGAACGTTTGAAACAAGGTTACTTAACACTGCAGAAATAACGGAAAGATTCACAACATTATCACAAATAAATGATTCAACTTTTAAAAAAAGATAATTGCTGATTCCGGTTGTTTCAATTGCGCCGGTAACGATAAATAATGCTGCAAAGAAAACTAGCAGTGACCAATCGATTTCTCTGAACACTCTTTCGGGTTTTAATCTGCGTGTTACTAATAATAAACATGCAGCAGCAAATGCAGAGAGCGGAATTGAAAATCCATAAATGAATGCAGCAATCATCAACAATGTTGCAATGATACTTTTAATAAAAAGTGGTTTGTAAATTTTAACTTCGGATATGATGGGAATTTCAAATCTATTACCGGCAAACTCTTTTTTATAAACAAGTACAATTATAATCCATCCAACAAATAAGGAAATTAACGAAACCGGTAAAAGTGCAATTGCAAAATCGGTGAAACTTATACCCGATGAAATTCCGATTATCATATTCTGAGGATTCCCGACAATTGTTGCTGCCGATCCAATGTTCGCCGAAACTGCAAGTCCCATTAAATATGGAATAGGATTTCTCTTAAGTGTGATTGCAATTTCCAATACAAGCGGCGTGAACATCAGACAAATTGTATCATTAAGAAAAAGTGCGGATAAAATTCCCGACGAAAAAACTATAACCAGCAATAATTGTTTTGGTGATGAGGCGAAACGAATAATTTTTGCAGCAATTAGTTGAAAGAATCCGGCGAGGCTTAGATTTATATATAATATCATCATTGCAAAAAGAAGCAGAATAGTATCCCAATCAACCGAAGTGTATGCTTGATTTAATTCAAGGGCATTTGTTATTATAAGCAATCCCGCACCGACAAGAGCAATTGTAGCGCGGTTCATTCTTAGTTTAGGTAATCTACCAATTGCAACGCCGGCGAGTGTAATGAATATGATTAATGAATGAAGGGTAAGCATGTTAGTCCGGTCGAAAAATATTGAAGACAAACTTCAAAGTGTTTAAGATCATTTCTAATTCATCATCCAATTGATTCGGATTTATTATAACTAAAATAATCGATTTATGATTATTAATGAATTTATTTCAATGGAGTTTTCCTTGAACCCCGTTTGAGTTCAATCTGTTTATGTGTCACATGGATTTATTCAAGTTCAACCGCTTCGCGGTTGGGAATGTTCTTTGGTTTTCTGGTCTATTCGTCTTCAATCACTTCGTGGTTGTGGAACTTATCAAAAATGAATATAAAAAAAATAATCCCGAAGCGATTCAATATGAATAGACCAAACGATGGAAAACCACGGCCAACCCCGAAGGTATTGAACATATTCAAAGAAGATATTTTTCGTTGAAATCAATTTTGTATTCTTTCAACAGTTTTATGTATTCATCTTTAAAAGATATCTTTTTGTGGTGCTCTTCTTGATTTTTCACATATTCAATCAATCGGTCTTTTTCTGAAATTGAATGCGTAAACGCACCATACCCATTCTGCCAACCATCAAAAAGCGGAAATAGATTTTCGTTTTTTATCAGATCTGTGGTGCTGAGTTTTATATCCTTTATTAAATCTGATAACGCAATGGTCGGATGAAGATGTGTAACGATATGTATATGATCTTCCACGCCATTAACTCTGTATAGATGACAATTTTTATTTTCCAAAAGTCCCCAGATGTATTTAAATAATTTTGTGCGATTTTCTTTATTCAAAGAGGGTCTTCTTTGTTTTGTTGAGAAGGTTATGTGATAAAGAATTTGTGTGTAGGTGCTCATCATCATCTCCAATTTTTATTATGGATTTGAATGAACATAATATAAAAAACGAATCAATAATTTCGAACAATTGAATTGATAGGTTGTTTGCAGTGACGCATGATTCTATTCGTGTTCAACCGCGTTGCGGTTGGGGATATTATTTGGTTCTATTGCTATTCGTGTTCAACCACTTCGTGGTTGTGGAAATTAATTAGAATGAAAATTAATGGAAAAATCGCGAGGGGATTTTACGTGAATTGAATTCAAAAGTATTCACTTAACGGACTGAATAAACTACCCTGAAGAATTGAAATAGATAGAAACAATGATTCCGGATTAATCAACATCCCAGAATGGATTGAACGCGAATAACAGAATTCAAAGAGGTACCAACAATCCCGAAGGGATTGAACATGAATAGAAAGATTTAAAATCAAAAACAACAACCCCATCGGGGTTGAACATGAATCATTTCGAAAAATAATTCTTCGCAGTTTCGTTTTCCGGATCCAAGGTCAATACATCCCACATTAAGCTGCCGGCTTTTTCTTTATCACCTTGATTGTATTTAATCAAAGCAAGTTCAGTTAAAAATGTAATGTCGGTTGGATAAACAGCAAGCATCTTATTTAAAATTTGTTCGGCCTGATCGTATTTTTTCTGCATTCGTAATGAATACGCTAATCTCATATTACCGTAATAATTATAATGATCAACCGAAACAACTTGATAAGCAATTGAAGTTACATCACTATATTTATTCTGTGCAAGCTGCGGCAGCATCAATCCATTTTTTGCTTCAAGTGATGTCGGAACAATCTGTACAGCTTTTTGATAATGTTCAATCGAATTAGCGTACTTGCCGAGCAAATAATAAAGCCATCCTAATCTTAGATTAACAGTGTACCCATTTGGATATTCACTTAAAACCGAAGATAGGGAACGAATTGCATTTTCGTAATCTTCAATCTGCTCATAGTTAAATGATTTGTGATATGCTTCTTGAATTTCTTCAGGCGTGATTGCAAATAGTGAAGAAACAAAAATGAATAAAAATATCATTGTCAGCTTTTTCATTTGAATTCCTTTAGAAATTAAATCCGGCTAAAATTATAAGTTTTGTCGAAGTTGCGGAAGTACCATAAGCCTCTTCATCAAACTTATCGTATTCAATCCCGCCCTTCAAGAAAAAGTTTTGAGTAAAAGAATAAGTTACCGATATGCCGTACCCGTTCTTCATTAAATCGGAAACGTTATAGACTAAAAATCCTTTTTGGCGAACCGCAAACTTCTGCTCGCCGAATAAAGCATAAGCGGAAATCGAAAACCTATTATTATAGTATGTCAAAGTTTCTTGTAATGAAAAGTAATTTCTTTTAATCGATAATATACTTTTATTCAGCATAATATAATCTGCTGACGAATAGATATATATACCTTGAGTTCTGCTGAATGGAAAAGTTAATCCAAAACTCGGCGACAATTGAATCGCGTTAAACGAAGGAGAATAATTATTATAGTTGGTATAATAAACATCAAGGCTCGCATCCCAACTTTGAAAACGGTATTTGCTGACACCTGCAAAAAGAACATAAGCTTGATCGGTT
It contains:
- the tnpA gene encoding IS200/IS605 family transposase; this encodes MSTYTQILYHITFSTKQRRPSLNKENRTKLFKYIWGLLENKNCHLYRVNGVEDHIHIVTHLHPTIALSDLIKDIKLSTTDLIKNENLFPLFDGWQNGYGAFTHSISEKDRLIEYVKNQEEHHKKISFKDEYIKLLKEYKIDFNEKYLL
- a CDS encoding anion transporter: MLTLHSLIIFITLAGVAIGRLPKLRMNRATIALVGAGLLIITNALELNQAYTSVDWDTILLLFAMMILYINLSLAGFFQLIAAKIIRFASSPKQLLLVIVFSSGILSALFLNDTICLMFTPLVLEIAITLKRNPIPYLMGLAVSANIGSAATIVGNPQNMIIGISSGISFTDFAIALLPVSLISLFVGWIIIVLVYKKEFAGNRFEIPIISEVKIYKPLFIKSIIATLLMIAAFIYGFSIPLSAFAAACLLLVTRRLKPERVFREIDWSLLVFFAALFIVTGAIETTGISNYLFLKVESFICDNVVNLSVISAVLSNLVSNVPAVLLFRPIITTCPDPTNSWLILAMATTFAGNLTLIGSVANLIVAESAKKRGIHLSFVEYLKSGFLIAVISIGIGIIFFL
- a CDS encoding tetratricopeptide repeat protein, which codes for MKKLTMIFLFIFVSSLFAITPEEIQEAYHKSFNYEQIEDYENAIRSLSSVLSEYPNGYTVNLRLGWLYYLLGKYANSIEHYQKAVQIVPTSLEAKNGLMLPQLAQNKYSDVTSIAYQVVSVDHYNYYGNMRLAYSLRMQKKYDQAEQILNKMLAVYPTDITFLTELALIKYNQGDKEKAGSLMWDVLTLDPENETAKNYFSK